The DNA region AAGCTCAGATTCATGCCGGCGGTCGGGGCAAAGGCGGCGGGGTCAAACTGGCCAAATCAAAAGCTGAAGTTCAGCGCATGGCCGCGGACATCCTCGGGATGAAGCTGGTGACTCACCAGACCGGCCCGCAAGGGAAAACGGTCAATAAGGTTCTGGTTGAGCAGGGGCTCAATATCGCCAAGGAGCTATACTTAAGCATTATTCCGGACCGGGCCACGGCCAAGATCGTGGTGATGGCCAGCGAAGCCGGCGGAATGGATATCGAAGAAGTAGCGGCCGCAACTCCGGAAAAGATCATCAAGGTTTACATCAACCCGCTGACGGGGATCCAGCCCTATCACTGCCGGCAGGCCGCCTACGGTCTGAACCTGGCGCCGGCGGTAATCAAGCCGTTTACAGCCATGCTGGCAAATTTATACCGGTTGCTGGTCGACTACGACTGCTCACTGGTGGAAATCAATCCGCTGGTAATTACCGCCGAGGAAGCGGTAATTGCCCTGGATGCCAAGATCGATTTTGACGACAACAGCCTGTACCGTCACAAGGACATCCTCCAATTGCGCGATGTTGATGAGGAAGATCCCCTGGAGGTCGAGGCTTCCAAATTCAATCTCAACTATATCAATCTGGAC from Candidatus Desulfatibia profunda includes:
- the sucC gene encoding ADP-forming succinate--CoA ligase subunit beta, whose protein sequence is MKIHEYQAKDLFKKYNIPIPDGGVALNPDEAAGIAARLGAFPVVVKAQIHAGGRGKGGGVKLAKSKAEVQRMAADILGMKLVTHQTGPQGKTVNKVLVEQGLNIAKELYLSIIPDRATAKIVVMASEAGGMDIEEVAAATPEKIIKVYINPLTGIQPYHCRQAAYGLNLAPAVIKPFTAMLANLYRLLVDYDCSLVEINPLVITAEEAVIALDAKIDFDDNSLYRHKDILQLRDVDEEDPLEVEASKFNLNYINLDGNVGNMVNGAGLAMATMDIIKLAGAEPANFLDVGGGASAEMVENGFRIILSDKNVKAILINIFGGILRCDVLAEGVVQAAKTTGIDVPVVVRMEGTNVEEGRRILSESGLNLITAADLKAAAQKIAELVSG